The Platichthys flesus chromosome 5, fPlaFle2.1, whole genome shotgun sequence genome contains the following window.
GATGTTAGGGTGACGCGCTGTAGTTTATATTGTGCAGGTTTATGTTGCCATCTGGTGGCAAACACACATcatcagagcagcagcctgTAGTAGAACCTCAGCTCAGAACAGACAGTGCAGGTTTCCACTGGCAGCCATGTTAGCTCCACAGAACCTCATGCagtattcaaaataaataaataaaatattgggGTTAAAATAAATGTGGGAAAAATGCTGTGTATTTTACTGATTTTGCACATAAATACTCTTGGCTGTAAAATACACTGCAGATAGTATTCTCACCTGCATGGCGCATTTCCCATATTTTccattgatattattatttatttatttacacttcaGCCTAtgtgtgatttctttttttaattatttgattcatatttattgtCTTCATATTTTGTATCCTAAAGCGTAGAAAGACGTCAAATCTGAATAGAAATATCCTTATAAGTAAATGCGCTGTTTAATTTCACCTTCACTACATCTCCCATGATGCCCCGGCAGCCATCCGTGTCTGCTCTGCCCTCACGCGGCTGCCGCTGCACTTTGTAGATTTACAAACAACATGGCTGGGTCTACTCGATTTGTAAACGACATGCAGGGAACTCCAGATGATGTAGAAGTCAGTGGACCGCGTCGATTCTCCCGAGTGTAACCCCAGTTTATATTTGGTTTAAAGGAGACGCAACAAAGCGAACAAAATGGTTGCGCTGCAGGTCCCGGCGAATAAGTAGGTTTACTATAGCTTTAAGAAGGCGAAAATAGTGTCTGCTTCTTTAAAATGATATCGCTTTATTAAtgaattgatcattaagaaaaGTTTTCAATACCTAATCAATAAATATCTGCTTCTAATTTGCGACGAACTCCGCGCAGTGCCAGAAAATGTGCGGCTGTCGGATAAAGGCCGCCTGCAACCAAAACGTCTTTAAACCAGATGTGGTCCGTTTCTCCTCGAATTGCAAGTAAACCTGTTCGACTTTTAACGGAATCCGAGGCCGACCGACGTGTCCTCGCGGTGATGGAACCAGCGGGCGAGCGAACCGGGGATGTAAATAAAGGCGAAGAACCGGCAGAGGACAAGGCCGCAGACCAGACCTCGGTCACCAGTACGAGCGTATCCCCGCGGATGGGGCTCCGGGATCGAGGAGCGGCCCGCCCGAGGTCCGGCGTCTCCGCTTCGCTTACTGGCGTCAACGGAGCCGCGGCGAGCCCGCAGAGCTCGGGTCGGGTGCTGAGGGACAGGGCGACGAGGTCAGTTCCGGCCTGGCTGAAGGACGTTAAGAGCGACGACGAGGAAGAACCGAGCCCGGAAACCGGGGCGACCAAGCGGCGGAAAGTTTCCAACTCCAGGCGGAAGAAAAATTCGGAATCTGGTTGTTCGGCCGGAGGGGGAGTCGCAGGTGACAACCTTCAAGGCACAGAGTAGGTTTTTAATTGATCAGCATCACGATTTTTGAAGATGAgccatgtgtgtttatgtctgcgGGGTGAGCTGCTGTGAAGCACGCCTTCAGCAGAGCTCGTCCCcttcctgcagctctgcatgGGGAGGGTGGAGAGACACTCACCTGGTTCCCAAAACTTGTCCTGCCTTGTACAGATGCTTCCAAAAACCACCGTGTGATCAGGGATGTGATGGATGATGGGATGTTTCTCTGCAAGTTGACAAAATGTCCTTTTTCAGAGttgtttcttccttttttaaCAGCATGGAGGATCCAAAGAAACCTGCTACAGATGCTCAAGGTAATCAAAGAAACATTCCACAAAACAAGACTCTTAACTAGCCTCTTACTAAAGTAACATTTAAGTTCATTCTAATTCTGTGCACGCGCAGTTGGATCACTCTGTATTTCTGATTGTGTGACCTCGTTTCACCCCTGATGGCCAGCATTATGTTTGATGTTATGCTTCTGCTCCCTCACTCCAGCTCTTCCCTCCAGACGCCCCCCGGCCCAGATTCGTGCCAAGCCCCCGTCTGCCAGAGCCAGCCGCAGCGCTGCCAAGCCTGTGTGTAAGACCGAACCTGGAATGGAGAATCCAGCTGGTGAGCAACCTGTTGACAATGCGCTGCTTTGGTTCAGCGGGCATGCCTGTAAACGATTCAGATTACAGAGACTCTGAGGCAACACACTGACAAATGTTCTTGAGGTTGGGTTTTATGAAGACATTTGGTTCAGGTATCAGCAAGTATGACTTCCTCATGCTCATCTGTAATTAGTCTAACTAATGGGATCCTATTACCTATTCTCCTCCACTTTGTTGCTTCAGATAATCCACATACTCAATGTGATAGACTGCATAAAAAacattgttatatttatatacatttatgtATGATTTATAAAAGGAAGCTTTAGCTACCTTCCTAAACACTTGATATCTTTGTTTGTCTTGCAGCAGTGGAAGGAAAGGTAAACGATAAAGAGAAGACTGAAATGTAAGTATAGTATTTGTACTTTGACACCCCCCCCCGACACCACTCTCTtgctcactctcctcctcttagTCGAATTGACACTCAGCCACACACAAATCGTACTTACAGGCATGtgtaaaacaacattaattggTCTTTTCCAACACATACGGCACGTTTTGTGTGATCCGATCACAACTGGTTATGGTAGTGCGCGGTTCTTTTCTCTAGACCAGCAATGAGTTGGTGCTACTGTGAAACCAGTTTCCTCGCTGAGAGCCAGTTCTTTGGCCGTCGAAACACAAAGACTCCAGATTAGGCACTGGCTCTGAACAGGCCCTGGAGCTGCCTTTTTGGAAAATGAGTAATTGTGAAAGTGTGCGCCTCAGTCAGAGCCATGTGTTATTTTACTTACTGCTGTGTTTGACCCTTTTACCGtctcagtgaaaacaaagaggaggaaagcaAGGACGTCGCTGAACCGGTGTTGGATGGAGAAGACCCTTCATTTCCTGACGACCCTAACGACCTCAGCTACCAGCCACAGAGTCAGAGGTACACTTATCTAAAGTGCAGAGCTTGACCTGAGAAGTGTAAAGTCCTGTTTCAAGTCCTTGTTTCGTTTTCAGtggtgcagaggaggaagaggaggaggtggaggaggagagcctcAGCAGTGACGAAGATGTTCCTTTTAGAGATGACTTAAATGACCAGAGCTACGACCCTAAGGCTGaacggtttgtgtgtgtgcatttgtttgtgtgttgccaCTTTCTCCATGTTCAGATATGATTAAATATTGGCACCATATATTTCTTTGTAGCAACTGTCGTAACCATATAGTGAATGAGACATTAAtatattcagaaaataaaacattttagaaatacaAGTTTTGTTCTTCTTATGATCCCTCTGAATATTTTGCTTTATTATTTGTGCATGTTAAGAAAAGTCATAACTTTTCTGGTGTGTGTCAGACAAAGCAAATCAGGCTCAACTACACTCACTCTGTTACTTTATGTTTGTTTCCTGAAGTCACTAAAACATAGTAATACTATAGTAACTACTATACGTTCTCTATTTGGCTTCTCAGGGATGTCCCTAAACCAAAGCGCAGAGCTCCTCCGAGAccgaaggaaaagaaagaaaaagataaggcacctaaaaaagagaaagaggtcGCTGAGATAAAGGTAGAAGGTTCAGACAACTTGGaaagtgtggaggaggaagtgaagctagaagaagaaactgtggAAGATCCAGATGGACCCAGGAAGTaagcacagtcacacacactatCTGGTTGTAGTTATCATCGGGACAGATTCATGTCAATCATATGTGTATTATTAGGGAAATTATTTCTTATTCCATGTTCAGTCTGAATATAATGTGTGTGGCTCATGAGTTGTAAACAATCttctatttgttgtttgtgtgttaggaGAGGCCGACGGAAAAAAGACGACAAAACCCCACGGCTGCCAAAGAGAAGGTAaagctgatgtttgtgttggagcattttattaaaaaatataaggACATGATAGGGACTGATGATGATGGAGTGGGCCAAGGATATAATGGACATATCATATaaattcatttaatattttattattatataacattGTCATACGCCTCGCCTACACAGAAAGAAGCCCCCAGTGCAATATGTGCGCTGTGAAATGGAAGGATGTGGGACCGTCCTGGCTCATCCTCGCTACCTACAGGTTTGTCTCAGCAACTACAACGTCCCCCTGCAGATTGTTTACGTCTCTCACTGCATTAAACACAGTTAAGAGAAATATAGTTCCATCTTTGCCATATATAACTGAATTTTCAAATTGCATAGAATATTAAACTGTGACATATGTTCATCACATTTTCAGAGTCCAAAGTTGTGTCCTAAAATTGCTTTATTACATTTCTGCAGATataataattaatcaaatatttCAAGACTAAAAGGAGTTTTTGTCCTGGTGGCATTGCCTGAAGTATTTCATCAAcatatatcaatatttaattaatattaatcaaACCAGGTTTCTAGACTGTTTTCAGCCTTTTAATTGCACTCATGCTGTATACTCTTCTGCATTTTCCACATCAGCACCATATAAAATATCAGCATTTGCTGAAGAAGAAATATGTATGTCCTCACCCGTCTTGTGGAAGACTTTTCCGCCTTCAGAAGCAGCTGCTGCGTCACGCAAAACACCACACAGgtacacatacagtacatatgtATTATGTGTATAACGTTGGATCTGTTTGATAATTTGTTGCTAGAACTAGACAGCATGTAGAGGATCCATCTATACtcagttgttttgtgtttgtagaTCAGAGAGACTATATCTGTGAGTTCTGTGCTCGTGCCTTCAAGAGCTCCCACAACTTGGCTGTGCACCGCATGATccacacaggagagaagcccCTACAGTTAGTATTTCCCTGTTCAGTTTttggtcatttgtttttcttagtTTAAATGTTATAGAATGTTTTCCGGATTGCTAAAAGACATTTCCACTTAATTTTCTATTTCTTCCTCCATAGGTGTGAGATCTGTGGCTTCACCTGTCGCCAGAAGGCGTCTCTCAACTGGCACATGAAGAAGCACGATGCTGACGCCACCTATCAGTTCTCCTGCTCCATTTGTGGTAAGAAGTTTGAGAAGAAGGACTGTGTGGTGGCTCATAAGGCTAAGAGCCACCCAGAGGTGCTAATCGCTGAGGCGCTGGCAGCCAACGCTGGCGCACTCATCACAACCCCTGCCTCCCTGCTGGAGCTGCCAGGAAACCCCATGCAAGCAGACGTCACAAGCTTGGATGTGAGCCAAGTAGGGCAGGATGGGCAGATGGATCAGCTGAGCCAGGAAGGTCAAGTTGGGCACCAAGTGGCTCAGGTGTCCCAGATGGGTCACATGACCCAGCAAGTGAGTCACCAGGTGGTTTTACTGGGACAAGACCAGAGTCTCCACACCATGCAGGTGCCAGTGACAATTGCCCTGTCCCCAATAGACCCCCCTTCACCAGCTGACAGCCAGCAGCAGACTCGCCTCCAGCTACAGATGCCCGTCCAGTTTGTGCAGGCTGCTCAGCAGCAACATCAGCCCCAAATCCAACAACTGACCCTCCATTCCAGCTCAGTGTTGACCCAGCACCAACCCCAGCTCCAGTCTCTTCAGGCATACTCctctcagcagcagagccaggGGCAGACACAAATCCTACAAATGACCTTCCAGCCAGTTAGCCAATCCCAGACCCACATTCAGCAGATCCCCATTTTAGCAACCTCTCATCAACTTCAGTCCCTGCACACAGCTGCCGCGGGCCCCCCTCTCCTGTCCACAACCCAATCCCAGGATCCTGCCTCCACAAATGGGGGCAACTATATTCTGGACAATCCAGGactcatttcctcctctctttcagcCAACTCCCTCCAGCaggcagaggctgcaggagaggaTGGTGTGGCCTGGGAGGAAACGGGACAAGAGGTTCTGACTGGCGGCTCTGAGAGACATGTGCAGCACGTCCTCATGTAAAACCAGGAGGGagcacagaaagaagaaaatagagGAAGGTTAAGTCAACATTGACGTGATACACTGTATTGCAATGTTTGAGGTAAATGTAGGATCACCAATATATTATGTACTGTTCACCCATAGTCATATTTGGTAGTTTTTTTAGAATATCTGTATCAGGGAAAGATATGTATGTGGCTGTATGTGTAAGTTGTTGCCTTTGTACATAATAGTCCTTAAAACTAAACTAGCCTTttatgtgagtgtatgtgtgtgagtgtgtactgATGCTGAGGTTATATTGCAAAGCTGTTGCTATTATGCAATAATATAGCATACCTCTTAGTAATATACAGCACATGAAATGCCAAGTGTGAGGCACGTTCCTACTGGaataaatctaaataatttatattatgTTTTAAGCACATTACGTGTTAGAAAGCTATAAACAACATCAATATGTGTGGGGTGAGTAAAATCTCAATGAAAATCAAATAGGCAGtcattttttgcatttattgtcCAGATCTACTAGAAAACATTAATTTGataggaaaaatacaaaaccaacCAAATCTGAACTCACAAAGACTGAAGAGGTGTAGACAAAAAAAAGGTGCTTCACAGTTTCAGAATATGCATATTTTAGCGATGTTGGCAGGGTCTGTTAAAATGATATTTGTGCAGCTGTTTGTTAACCCTGCTGTTTGACTTTGAAGGAATAATAACTCATGTGTAGTGTGGTCCAAAACATTAACCAAACTGAATTAGACAAACACAACTTTTGTCTATAACATTTGAAGGATGATGTAATTTGATAAATCACGACTATGTGGATCCtttgttaaaaaatgtcaatactAAGTCAGCACTTCTCTGATCTGTGATGTAGGACATGTGgtagcacaaacacaaaaaaacttatatgatgtaaataaatgtcttaacaTTTAtccattgttttcattaatagtTTGAGAATGTAATGTTTTATCCCACAACTTTATCTTTCCATACACCTGGGGTGGCTACACTTACTTGGCAGGGGGATCAGCCATTACTGCTGCTCACAGGCATGCACTGAGCTCCGGATGTTTACCTGAAAAGGGGCTGTACATCAGGAGTGAAATTTGTCCCAGACTGTTGTTTTAGACAGTCTCCTGAGTCTTTCCGCCACAaagtaaaatgtctggaacatgTCTGAGCCACTGTGACAATACAGCAGGTAACTGTCCATACAATTCACG
Protein-coding sequences here:
- the zfp91 gene encoding E3 ubiquitin-protein ligase ZFP91 isoform X2; protein product: MWSVSPRIASKPVRLLTESEADRRVLAVMEPAGERTGDVNKGEEPAEDKAADQTSVTSTSVSPRMGLRDRGAARPRSGVSASLTGVNGAAASPQSSGRVLRDRATRSVPAWLKDVKSDDEEEPSPETGATKRRKVSNSRRKKNSESGCSAGGGVAGDNLQGTDMEDPKKPATDAQALPSRRPPAQIRAKPPSARASRSAAKPVCKTEPGMENPAAVEGKVNDKEKTEIENKEEESKDVAEPVLDGEDPSFPDDPNDLSYQPQSQSGAEEEEEEVEEESLSSDEDVPFRDDLNDQSYDPKAERDVPKPKRRAPPRPKEKKEKDKAPKKEKEVAEIKVEGSDNLESVEEEVKLEEETVEDPDGPRKRGRRKKDDKTPRLPKRRKKPPVQYVRCEMEGCGTVLAHPRYLQHHIKYQHLLKKKYVCPHPSCGRLFRLQKQLLRHAKHHTDQRDYICEFCARAFKSSHNLAVHRMIHTGEKPLQCEICGFTCRQKASLNWHMKKHDADATYQFSCSICGKKFEKKDCVVAHKAKSHPEVLIAEALAANAGALITTPASLLELPGNPMQADVTSLDVSQVGQDGQMDQLSQEGQVGHQVAQVSQMGHMTQQVSHQVVLLGQDQSLHTMQVPVTIALSPIDPPSPADSQQQTRLQLQMPVQFVQAAQQQHQPQIQQLTLHSSSVLTQHQPQLQSLQAYSSQQQSQGQTQILQMTFQPVSQSQTHIQQIPILATSHQLQSLHTAAAGPPLLSTTQSQDPASTNGGNYILDNPGLISSSLSANSLQQAEAAGEDGVAWEETGQEVLTGGSERHVQHVLM
- the zfp91 gene encoding E3 ubiquitin-protein ligase ZFP91 isoform X1, which codes for MWSVSPRIASKPVRLLTESEADRRVLAVMEPAGERTGDVNKGEEPAEDKAADQTSVTSTSVSPRMGLRDRGAARPRSGVSASLTGVNGAAASPQSSGRVLRDRATRSVPAWLKDVKSDDEEEPSPETGATKRRKVSNSRRKKNSESGCSAGGGVAGDNLQGTDMEDPKKPATDAQALPSRRPPAQIRAKPPSARASRSAAKPVCKTEPGMENPAAVEGKVNDKEKTEIENKEEESKDVAEPVLDGEDPSFPDDPNDLSYQPQSQSGAEEEEEEVEEESLSSDEDVPFRDDLNDQSYDPKAERFVDVPKPKRRAPPRPKEKKEKDKAPKKEKEVAEIKVEGSDNLESVEEEVKLEEETVEDPDGPRKRGRRKKDDKTPRLPKRRKKPPVQYVRCEMEGCGTVLAHPRYLQHHIKYQHLLKKKYVCPHPSCGRLFRLQKQLLRHAKHHTDQRDYICEFCARAFKSSHNLAVHRMIHTGEKPLQCEICGFTCRQKASLNWHMKKHDADATYQFSCSICGKKFEKKDCVVAHKAKSHPEVLIAEALAANAGALITTPASLLELPGNPMQADVTSLDVSQVGQDGQMDQLSQEGQVGHQVAQVSQMGHMTQQVSHQVVLLGQDQSLHTMQVPVTIALSPIDPPSPADSQQQTRLQLQMPVQFVQAAQQQHQPQIQQLTLHSSSVLTQHQPQLQSLQAYSSQQQSQGQTQILQMTFQPVSQSQTHIQQIPILATSHQLQSLHTAAAGPPLLSTTQSQDPASTNGGNYILDNPGLISSSLSANSLQQAEAAGEDGVAWEETGQEVLTGGSERHVQHVLM